One window of Solwaraspora sp. WMMA2056 genomic DNA carries:
- a CDS encoding YciI family protein, which produces MTKYLLLKHYRGAPAAVNDVPMDKWEPAEVTAHIQYMNDFAARLEGTGEFVDGQALSPEGTFVRYDGEGRPPVTDGPFAETKDLIAGWMVIDVENYERAIELAGELSAAPGAGGKPIHEWIEVRPFYAEQPTATE; this is translated from the coding sequence AGTACCTGCTGCTCAAGCACTACCGGGGCGCGCCGGCGGCAGTCAACGACGTACCGATGGACAAGTGGGAGCCGGCGGAGGTCACGGCCCACATCCAGTACATGAATGACTTCGCCGCCCGGCTGGAGGGCACCGGCGAGTTCGTCGACGGTCAGGCGCTCTCCCCGGAGGGCACCTTCGTCCGCTACGACGGCGAAGGCCGGCCACCGGTCACCGACGGCCCGTTCGCCGAGACCAAGGACCTGATCGCCGGCTGGATGGTGATCGACGTGGAGAACTACGAGCGCGCGATCGAGCTGGCCGGCGAGCTGTCCGCAGCTCCCGGTGCCGGTGGCAAGCCGATCCACGAGTGGATCGAGGTGCGGCCGTTCTACGCCGAGCAGCCCACGGCCACCGAGTGA